The proteins below come from a single Psychrobacter sp. PL19 genomic window:
- a CDS encoding methyl-accepting chemotaxis protein has protein sequence MREVTKSLIAGTKNKTPDTKGPNDIWKVLLGFFALVSVACLIWLIHSLSTVSNYLSDVNQLEVSAANIVQNVSDATFSQDVKVSASAYNALQTNVERYQVALTSAQQNATDNQAVFGAFETQWQANKEKVDYVLSHRNDINALQDLKDNVASAVKQLQEGYRQATEQAVAANLPAAAVSDMQTQALRAERLYSEIDNITRGIDGTPAGFKQQADEFAQTLSIQQQNYGEVLPALESIAQTFSQSVAPIADELVTLNSPVIQSRENARALGEMAINTQRQLADVDRDILSRSGIIWPALIFLLSLIGVLYTLYQLLKNRGDTERLFIEKETLRRRQEAAAESERARQIQEENERNQIAILRLLDELGDLAEGDLTVNATVSEDFTGAIADSVNFAIDQLRQLVLVINSTANRVSQSSEQTQMSAIELAEASEHQAQEIAGVSAAIHEMTISIDQVSNNAAESAMVAQRSVAIFHNGAEVVQRSIEGMNVIRDQIQETSKRIKRLGESSQEIGDIVGLISDIADQTNILALNAAIQASMAGEAGRGFAVVADEVQRLAERSANATKQIETLVKTIQADTNEAVMSMESTTSEVVRGARLAQDAGEALEEVQKVSNTLADLIQNISNAAQQQANSAGHISHTMTIIQDITSQTSSGTLATARSIGELSEMAAALQESVTGFKVTNGDHLDNSRISF, from the coding sequence ATGAGGGAAGTTACGAAAAGTCTTATAGCTGGTACGAAAAATAAAACACCAGATACTAAAGGCCCTAATGATATATGGAAGGTTTTATTAGGGTTTTTTGCCTTGGTGAGCGTGGCCTGTTTGATTTGGCTAATCCATTCATTGTCAACGGTAAGTAACTACTTGAGTGATGTAAACCAGCTAGAAGTTAGCGCCGCTAATATCGTACAAAACGTTAGCGATGCGACTTTCTCACAGGATGTCAAAGTGAGTGCTAGTGCTTATAATGCTTTACAGACAAACGTTGAACGCTACCAAGTAGCGCTCACATCCGCACAGCAAAATGCTACCGACAACCAAGCAGTTTTTGGCGCGTTTGAGACCCAGTGGCAGGCAAATAAAGAAAAAGTAGACTACGTCTTAAGCCATCGTAACGATATTAATGCCCTACAAGACCTAAAAGACAATGTTGCCAGTGCTGTTAAACAGCTACAAGAGGGTTATCGGCAAGCGACAGAACAAGCCGTCGCTGCCAATCTGCCTGCCGCTGCAGTCAGCGACATGCAAACCCAAGCGCTACGTGCAGAACGACTATATAGCGAAATAGATAACATAACGCGGGGCATTGATGGTACGCCCGCTGGCTTTAAACAACAAGCTGATGAGTTTGCACAAACTTTGAGCATACAGCAGCAAAACTATGGTGAGGTATTACCAGCGTTAGAGAGCATTGCCCAAACCTTCTCTCAATCAGTTGCTCCTATAGCAGACGAGCTCGTCACTTTAAATAGCCCTGTTATTCAGTCGCGTGAAAATGCCCGTGCCTTGGGGGAGATGGCAATCAATACCCAGAGACAACTGGCGGATGTTGATCGGGATATTTTATCGCGCAGTGGCATTATTTGGCCTGCTTTAATATTTTTATTAAGCTTGATTGGAGTGTTATATACCTTATACCAATTATTAAAAAATCGTGGTGATACTGAGCGTTTATTTATCGAAAAAGAAACCCTGCGTCGCCGGCAAGAAGCCGCTGCAGAGTCTGAACGCGCTCGCCAAATCCAAGAAGAAAATGAGCGCAACCAGATCGCAATTTTGCGCTTACTTGATGAATTAGGCGATCTGGCGGAAGGTGATTTGACAGTCAATGCTACGGTATCAGAAGACTTTACTGGTGCCATTGCTGACTCAGTGAACTTTGCGATTGACCAACTGCGTCAGCTAGTATTGGTCATTAATAGTACCGCTAACCGCGTGTCACAGTCCTCAGAGCAAACCCAGATGAGTGCTATTGAGCTTGCTGAAGCCTCTGAACACCAAGCGCAAGAAATCGCTGGAGTATCAGCGGCGATTCATGAGATGACGATATCTATTGATCAAGTTTCAAATAACGCTGCGGAGTCTGCTATGGTGGCTCAGCGCTCAGTTGCTATCTTTCATAATGGGGCGGAGGTCGTACAGCGCTCAATTGAAGGCATGAATGTCATTCGTGATCAGATTCAAGAAACCTCAAAGCGTATCAAACGTCTGGGTGAATCCTCTCAGGAAATTGGCGACATCGTTGGCTTGATTAGTGATATCGCGGATCAGACTAATATCTTGGCCTTGAACGCGGCTATTCAAGCATCGATGGCAGGCGAGGCGGGTCGAGGATTTGCGGTGGTTGCTGATGAGGTTCAACGTCTCGCCGAGCGTTCAGCTAATGCGACCAAGCAGATTGAAACTCTGGTGAAGACCATTCAGGCGGATACCAATGAGGCGGTCATGTCGATGGAATCAACGACTTCCGAAGTGGTACGCGGTGCGCGTTTAGCACAAGACGCCGGTGAAGCATTAGAAGAAGTACAGAAGGTGTCTAACACCTTGGCCGACTTGATTCAAAATATCTCAAACGCCGCGCAGCAACAGGCTAATTCCGCTGGGCACATCTCTCATACTATGACTATTATTCAAGATATCACCTCGCAAACGTCGTCTGGTACGCTAGCAACTGCACGCTCTATCGGTGAGTTGAGCGAAATGGCGGCGGCACTGCAAGAATCGGTCACTGGTTTTAAAGTAACTAATGGCGATCATTTAGATAATAGTCGTATAAGCTTCTAA
- a CDS encoding cytochrome b has translation MNNVNPSVNKWPVSSRIFHWISAILLLVTWILMLLYQNMDDRIYISLHKAFGISLLCWMIARVLNRVLIKSPPAALMPKWQFVMSKLSHFGLYALLIAMPMAGLLMTVYGGRPVDIFGLFQIPVFVTPDRTAARFYNDVHTDIIWPMIIAFTLLHISAALYHQFILKDKLINRMK, from the coding sequence ATGAATAATGTCAATCCAAGCGTCAACAAGTGGCCAGTTAGTAGCCGGATATTCCACTGGATCAGCGCTATTTTATTACTAGTCACGTGGATATTAATGCTTTTGTATCAAAATATGGATGATAGAATCTACATTAGCCTGCATAAAGCCTTTGGTATCAGTCTATTATGCTGGATGATTGCGCGAGTGCTTAATCGCGTGCTTATTAAATCGCCGCCCGCTGCGCTGATGCCAAAATGGCAATTTGTTATGTCAAAATTGTCTCATTTTGGTTTGTATGCGTTATTGATTGCAATGCCAATGGCAGGGTTGTTGATGACTGTCTATGGTGGCAGACCAGTGGATATATTTGGTTTGTTTCAAATTCCAGTTTTTGTCACTCCTGATCGTACTGCAGCACGTTTTTATAATGACGTACATACAGATATTATTTGGCCGATGATTATCGCCTTTACGCTATTGCATATTAGCGCGGCTTTATATCATCAATTTATCTTAAAAGATAAGCTGATCAATCGAATGAAATAA
- a CDS encoding response regulator, with product MTTILVIDDSPSEMAKFHDILAKNNYQVLEASNGEQGCQMAAEHLPDVILMDVVMPEMNGFQATRKITRDQATAHIPVVMISTKNQETDRVWGKRQGAKEYVTKPVDELALINVIRKVME from the coding sequence ATGACTACTATTTTAGTCATTGACGACTCGCCATCTGAAATGGCAAAATTTCATGACATACTCGCTAAGAATAATTATCAAGTGTTAGAGGCGAGCAATGGTGAACAAGGGTGTCAGATGGCAGCTGAGCATTTACCAGATGTGATATTGATGGATGTGGTCATGCCTGAAATGAATGGCTTTCAGGCTACTCGTAAAATAACTCGAGATCAAGCGACTGCTCATATTCCTGTGGTCATGATCAGCACCAAAAATCAGGAAACTGATCGGGTTTGGGGTAAGCGTCAAGGTGCTAAAGAATATGTGACCAAGCCGGTCGACGAGTTGGCTCTGATTAACGTTATTCGCAAAGTTATGGAGTAA
- the pilG gene encoding twitching motility response regulator PilG gives MENNFAGLKVMIIDDSKTIRRTAETLLQKAGCEVVTAIDGFDALAKIVDHNPDIIFVDIMMPRLDGYQTCSLIKNNPDYANKPVIMLSSKDGLFDKARGRIVGSDEYLTKPFSKDELFEAISHYRQQI, from the coding sequence ATGGAAAATAATTTTGCGGGCCTAAAAGTCATGATTATTGATGACTCAAAAACCATTCGTCGTACAGCAGAGACTTTATTACAAAAAGCTGGCTGTGAAGTGGTTACTGCCATTGATGGCTTTGATGCGTTAGCTAAGATTGTCGATCATAACCCCGATATCATCTTTGTCGATATTATGATGCCACGTTTAGATGGCTATCAGACTTGTTCACTGATCAAAAATAACCCTGATTATGCGAATAAGCCAGTAATTATGCTGTCCTCAAAAGACGGCTTATTTGATAAAGCGCGTGGGCGTATTGTCGGTTCTGATGAATATTTGACCAAGCCATTCAGCAAAGACGAGCTGTTTGAAGCCATTAGTCATTATCGCCAACAGATATAA
- a CDS encoding chemotaxis protein CheW, whose amino-acid sequence MASRGFIELLRLADMARARKTGHQGGQKSDWQGVVFEVGGQRLVAPMGEISEILMMPEYTTLPLVQPWMLGIANIRGRLLPLTDLSQFLQVASHMPQMSQRKVIVIDNDSVFSGILVDQVLGIEPFNRGQYRAEAIDSQSPFAPYSHGKFFKNQQDWFIFMPSLLVRDPRYIDAAI is encoded by the coding sequence GTGGCTTCCAGAGGATTCATTGAGCTTCTGCGTTTGGCTGACATGGCACGCGCGCGTAAAACTGGTCATCAAGGAGGGCAGAAATCCGATTGGCAAGGTGTGGTTTTTGAGGTTGGTGGACAGCGATTAGTGGCACCTATGGGTGAAATATCAGAGATACTGATGATGCCTGAGTATACTACCTTGCCGTTGGTGCAGCCTTGGATGCTGGGTATCGCTAATATTCGTGGACGTTTATTGCCATTGACCGATCTGTCTCAGTTTTTGCAGGTTGCTAGTCATATGCCGCAAATGAGTCAGCGTAAAGTCATTGTCATCGATAATGATAGCGTGTTTTCAGGAATACTCGTCGATCAAGTGTTGGGTATTGAACCGTTTAATCGCGGTCAGTATCGAGCAGAAGCTATCGACAGTCAGTCACCATTTGCTCCTTATAGTCATGGTAAGTTTTTTAAAAACCAACAAGACTGGTTCATCTTTATGCCCAGTCTACTGGTGCGAGATCCTCGCTATATTGATGCTGCGATATAA
- the minE gene encoding cell division topological specificity factor MinE, producing MNKKKGFWSNLFGSDDNNVSGSANMATERLKVIVASENRLNNRLTADRIEKMKREILEVVNKYVNGVQIDDVNINHRHEDTLDVLEMNISLPEHKK from the coding sequence ATGAATAAGAAAAAAGGATTTTGGAGTAATTTATTTGGTTCAGATGATAATAATGTCTCTGGTAGTGCCAATATGGCCACTGAGCGTTTAAAAGTTATTGTTGCGAGTGAAAATCGCCTGAATAATCGTCTGACTGCTGACCGTATTGAAAAAATGAAACGTGAAATACTTGAAGTGGTTAACAAATACGTTAATGGTGTGCAAATTGATGATGTTAATATCAACCATCGTCACGAAGATACCCTAGATGTGCTTGAGATGAATATCAGTTTACCTGAGCACAAGAAGTAA
- a CDS encoding Hpt domain-containing protein, with the protein MNNQPNETVAHERLLPLLNQQLLQAADGWQVGANSTNYEQMVPHYHQISRVLIMINWPLLASLATKLSLLADLGSQQNLSADHCQTAQFSHQLLQHALTQGVRTDAHHTALLTKTVNYLSHMLSQIVIATEQVEGLSSTAIDNAAYNIDRAVPNSMATAALTSQQYQQLLTVWRQQVQHLLAVNVNQAPVLSVLENVSQYLWQTASINDHQRLWGLANWWLQELTSNKTPLPEHYVSLLARLDYVLESNGQPTQIVEGRSLSETIISTDNDADADTDVDMTVDNDIGNDGAQAALSLAEVIKSLVTEIYIELNSLAQVQQVFDLQLLTQANKQVEKAVELLNLRLQTSGTIDDAFLLKKVAATDVIRYDDSSEIAVVNQANVNQANVNHTSINQSLPTSNPGSDPTLGYDAHNITDDNTIKETANAIRETDSDALLSARAQVQPDNFDMDEEIRDIFIEEAAGVIADLEGLLYIWQQDSQDLTPLHEVRRGFHTLKGSGRMVGAFSIGEVAWSIEDLLNHLLKKTLLVTDDAVALVMQTTKHLSVLITDFDTLHPPSVDPAIAILQSHNLRTKQPLKFGLEALIAIESETETGTSLNLEQWLINTDSNIPELVDYIGDAHKFSSDDTLNNNNNSLPAFIFEIEIPAVLVPLMQNTSQLPADVSDADPDIKEVFIEEAYEVLAKIVPLYEQWQQQPTDLTTLTEVHRGFHTLKGSGRMVGANHTAELAWSIEKMLDRILDHSIVASTDIRQLIADVLAAYPALMTTFAANSHDYPAIVALWIACANAYSQQGGDNFSYSILYDEFVATAQYQPVNRSEIASDSDANIINRDSGSGGDKVDGMLQKIQAVNELMVETPPVFIPKSPEEQVFYDIFIEEAEALLQEINGFVSSHQGQSHIGVSDEIVRAFHTLRAASGSSALVAISDVSAIIEQNLEQLQHHDTPMSAQHLQALTQSVTLIDGYLNKYKQNIQQQNMPVEEIQSQQDLTSLQAMLGESDDNIIMAGSPLSIGQLLDDNINQLLDAEWELSAALDHPDSEYVQAYLQLQILQIERLATKTVESPKFTAILNALGTVYAYLIHHPKQASKSDTVAMLLAGHAQLIGLFDALAGSMSLRVDTQVLEDLHNLFCTQEPHKDGFCNDDNTDDSNNNSNNNSNNNSNNDDSSDRVLIDETVTDKIRPDIVLNPVISTRAPELQLESIDTDVELLEIFLEEVQELDSAIAKSFNEWRVDITNINPLKVLQRHLHTIKGGARMAGIRSIGDLTHEAESIYEAFVEHRRLPTAQWLAIMQIVQDTLSLQITHILNYQTSFFAYELIEQLRQLEQVDELPSTVTLIVPAPDNQVNTQSETAAFGSGHDTKKTPDPLSLARLIGASWGNGRPDPDILEVFLEEADELTNRNKYLQHFLANIDDMVALQSLQRDLHTIKDGARMIAANGIADLAHEMETVYEDIASHRRPATKIILELLATCHDWLADAVSVLKQQVNPPTPTLLIAALEQFTKNPDRLKQVPNESLQAQLKIILTAKDKQDSQPTEADISEMPFMTGNFTEQEKSLISNETIRISGSLIEHMINLSGESAINRARIDMGISSLTHSIEEMGTTVQRLADQLRRMEIELETQILSQVDEEWLKNEGFDPLEMDQYSSLNQLSKSLSESASDLTEINRTLLEKTRNSESLLLQLSRTQTELQNGLINSRMVPFTRLTPRLKRIVRQTANELNKSVELTIINADDEMDRTILERITSPLEHMLRNAVDHGIESTATRCKIGKDRIGHIILEVLREGSEIVINLSDDGRGIDVEAVRDKAISQGLIEVQDTSLTDLDIIQYIFNAGLSTAKQVTQISGRGVGMDIVMSEIRQLGGVVSVMSELGQGSRFTIRMPLTVAVSDALVVRAADHYYAISLVQIERVVRVSSEILYAYYQAGEDTLHLEGIDYRVRYLNDILSGKKLNELMVDTNISLPLILIKNRTGQNIALQVDQIAGSRIEVVVKPLGRQLSHLAGISAATIMGDGSVMLILDLIALMRNEPALQEDPKASNTGHSCSKTQPTLLVVDDSVTVRKVTSRFLERQGIQVAIAKDGIDALEILQGMTPDLILLDIEMPRMDGFEVATQVRRNKRLQHIPIIMITSRTGEKHRERALEIGVNDYMGKPFQENELLTKIYHLLGKQVSLTEHR; encoded by the coding sequence ATGAACAACCAGCCCAACGAAACAGTGGCGCATGAGCGGCTACTGCCACTACTCAATCAGCAATTATTACAGGCAGCTGATGGTTGGCAAGTAGGCGCTAACAGTACAAACTATGAACAAATGGTACCGCACTACCATCAGATTAGCAGGGTACTAATCATGATTAACTGGCCTTTATTAGCAAGCTTAGCGACTAAGCTGAGTCTATTAGCAGACTTGGGCAGCCAGCAAAACCTTAGTGCTGATCACTGTCAAACGGCTCAGTTTTCTCACCAGCTATTGCAGCACGCGCTAACACAAGGCGTGCGAACTGATGCTCACCACACCGCATTACTCACTAAAACTGTTAATTATCTTAGCCATATGTTGTCACAGATAGTGATAGCAACAGAGCAAGTCGAAGGTTTGTCATCAACAGCGATAGATAATGCCGCCTACAACATAGATAGAGCAGTACCAAACAGTATGGCGACAGCTGCTCTCACTTCTCAGCAGTATCAGCAATTATTGACAGTCTGGCGACAACAAGTGCAGCACTTGCTTGCTGTCAATGTTAACCAAGCGCCCGTACTGTCAGTCTTAGAAAACGTCAGCCAGTATTTATGGCAAACTGCCAGCATCAATGACCATCAGCGTCTCTGGGGCTTAGCTAATTGGTGGTTGCAGGAGCTTACGTCTAATAAAACGCCGCTACCTGAGCACTATGTTTCGTTACTAGCACGACTTGACTATGTCTTAGAATCTAATGGGCAGCCAACTCAGATTGTAGAGGGCCGATCGCTCTCTGAAACTATTATTAGTACGGATAATGATGCTGATGCTGATACTGATGTGGACATGACTGTTGATAATGATATTGGCAACGACGGTGCTCAAGCAGCGCTGTCACTAGCAGAGGTCATTAAAAGTTTGGTAACAGAGATTTATATTGAGTTGAATAGTCTTGCTCAGGTGCAGCAGGTTTTTGATCTGCAATTATTAACGCAAGCCAACAAACAGGTCGAAAAAGCAGTCGAATTACTCAATCTGCGTTTGCAAACGTCTGGAACGATCGATGATGCTTTTCTTCTCAAAAAAGTAGCAGCGACTGATGTGATCCGTTACGACGATAGCAGCGAGATTGCTGTTGTTAATCAAGCGAATGTTAACCAAGCTAATGTTAATCATACTTCTATTAACCAATCTCTCCCTACGTCAAACCCAGGTAGTGATCCCACATTAGGGTACGATGCTCATAACATAACAGACGATAATACTATAAAGGAAACTGCCAATGCTATAAGGGAAACTGACAGTGACGCTCTACTGAGCGCTCGTGCTCAAGTCCAGCCTGACAACTTTGATATGGATGAAGAAATTCGTGATATCTTCATCGAAGAGGCAGCTGGGGTTATCGCTGACTTAGAAGGTCTGTTATATATTTGGCAGCAAGACTCGCAGGATTTAACGCCGCTGCATGAAGTGCGCCGTGGTTTTCATACTCTAAAAGGCTCGGGACGTATGGTTGGTGCCTTTAGCATCGGTGAGGTGGCGTGGTCAATTGAAGACTTGCTTAATCACCTGTTAAAAAAGACTTTGCTGGTGACTGATGACGCGGTAGCGTTAGTAATGCAGACCACCAAGCACCTCTCAGTATTGATAACGGACTTTGATACCTTACACCCGCCAAGCGTTGATCCTGCTATCGCTATTTTACAAAGTCATAACTTACGAACCAAGCAACCACTAAAGTTTGGCTTAGAAGCCTTAATAGCTATAGAGTCAGAAACAGAAACAGGAACCAGTCTAAACCTAGAACAGTGGCTTATAAATACTGACTCTAATATTCCTGAGCTAGTAGATTATATAGGCGATGCTCATAAATTTTCTAGTGACGATACTCTTAACAATAACAATAACAGTTTACCCGCATTTATCTTTGAGATTGAAATACCAGCAGTACTTGTGCCACTTATGCAAAATACCTCACAATTACCAGCGGATGTTAGCGACGCTGATCCTGACATCAAAGAGGTATTTATAGAAGAGGCCTATGAAGTATTGGCCAAGATTGTACCGTTATATGAGCAATGGCAACAGCAGCCTACTGACTTGACCACGCTGACTGAGGTGCATCGCGGTTTTCATACTCTAAAAGGCTCAGGGCGGATGGTTGGCGCTAATCACACGGCTGAGTTGGCATGGTCTATAGAAAAAATGCTTGATCGAATTTTAGATCATAGCATTGTGGCCTCAACAGATATCAGACAGCTTATCGCTGATGTCTTGGCGGCATATCCAGCATTGATGACCACATTTGCTGCTAATAGTCATGATTATCCGGCGATTGTAGCGCTCTGGATTGCTTGTGCCAATGCGTATAGCCAGCAAGGTGGTGATAATTTTAGCTATTCTATCTTGTACGATGAGTTCGTAGCGACTGCTCAATATCAGCCCGTCAATCGCTCAGAGATAGCCTCTGATAGCGATGCAAATATTATTAATCGTGATAGCGGTAGTGGTGGTGATAAAGTTGATGGCATGCTACAAAAAATTCAAGCTGTTAATGAGCTCATGGTGGAAACGCCACCCGTTTTTATCCCGAAGAGTCCAGAAGAACAAGTGTTTTATGACATCTTTATTGAGGAGGCAGAAGCACTATTACAAGAGATTAATGGATTTGTCAGTTCGCACCAAGGCCAGTCTCATATTGGTGTCAGTGATGAGATCGTTCGGGCCTTTCATACTCTGCGGGCGGCCTCTGGCTCTAGTGCTTTAGTAGCTATCAGTGATGTTAGTGCCATAATAGAGCAAAACTTAGAGCAGTTACAACATCATGATACGCCAATGAGTGCTCAACATCTTCAAGCGCTGACACAATCTGTGACCCTTATCGATGGATATCTAAATAAGTATAAACAAAATATTCAACAGCAAAACATGCCAGTAGAAGAAATCCAGAGCCAGCAAGACTTAACCTCACTACAAGCTATGCTTGGAGAGTCAGACGACAACATCATAATGGCAGGTAGTCCACTGAGTATCGGGCAACTGTTAGATGACAACATTAACCAACTGCTAGACGCTGAATGGGAGTTGAGCGCTGCACTTGACCATCCTGATAGCGAGTACGTTCAAGCTTACCTACAGTTGCAAATCTTACAAATAGAGCGCTTAGCGACTAAAACGGTAGAGTCGCCAAAATTTACTGCCATACTTAATGCGCTGGGTACTGTTTATGCTTATCTGATTCATCATCCCAAGCAGGCAAGCAAGTCTGATACCGTCGCTATGCTACTGGCTGGACACGCCCAACTGATAGGCTTGTTTGATGCATTAGCGGGTAGCATGTCATTAAGGGTCGATACGCAAGTCCTTGAAGATTTACATAACCTCTTCTGTACCCAAGAGCCTCATAAAGATGGTTTTTGTAACGATGATAATACTGACGACTCTAACAACAATTCTAACAACAATTCTAACAACAATTCTAACAACGATGATAGTAGCGATAGAGTTCTTATTGACGAGACCGTTACAGATAAAATAAGGCCTGACATCGTCCTAAATCCCGTTATTAGCACTCGAGCGCCTGAACTACAGCTTGAGTCAATTGACACTGACGTTGAGCTGTTAGAGATATTTTTAGAAGAAGTGCAGGAGCTCGATAGTGCCATTGCCAAAAGTTTCAACGAATGGCGCGTGGATATCACCAATATTAATCCTCTAAAAGTACTACAACGTCATTTGCATACTATCAAGGGTGGCGCGCGAATGGCAGGTATCCGTAGCATCGGAGACCTGACCCACGAAGCTGAAAGTATCTATGAAGCCTTTGTAGAACATAGACGGCTGCCAACAGCGCAGTGGTTGGCTATTATGCAAATAGTACAGGATACCTTGTCGCTACAAATTACGCATATTCTAAATTACCAAACGTCTTTTTTCGCTTATGAACTTATTGAGCAATTACGACAGCTTGAGCAAGTAGATGAGCTACCGTCAACAGTCACTCTTATTGTACCAGCGCCAGATAACCAGGTGAATACTCAGTCTGAAACTGCGGCATTTGGGAGTGGTCACGATACAAAGAAAACTCCAGACCCACTTAGTTTAGCTAGACTGATTGGGGCGTCATGGGGAAATGGTCGGCCTGATCCTGATATTTTAGAGGTATTTTTAGAAGAAGCAGATGAGCTAACCAACCGTAATAAATATTTGCAGCATTTTTTAGCTAATATTGATGATATGGTAGCGCTACAATCGCTACAGCGTGACTTGCATACAATCAAAGATGGGGCGCGGATGATCGCGGCTAATGGTATTGCTGATTTGGCGCATGAAATGGAAACCGTCTATGAAGATATTGCTAGCCACCGCCGTCCTGCTACTAAGATAATATTAGAGTTACTGGCGACCTGTCATGATTGGCTTGCAGATGCAGTGTCTGTTCTCAAACAGCAGGTTAATCCCCCAACACCTACCTTGTTGATAGCAGCGCTTGAACAGTTTACTAAAAATCCTGATCGCTTGAAACAAGTACCTAACGAGTCTCTCCAAGCACAGCTTAAGATAATTTTGACTGCTAAAGACAAGCAAGACTCACAGCCTACTGAAGCAGATATCAGTGAAATGCCGTTCATGACTGGCAATTTCACTGAGCAAGAAAAAAGCTTAATTAGTAATGAGACGATCCGTATCTCAGGGAGTCTAATTGAGCATATGATTAACCTATCCGGAGAGTCAGCAATCAACCGTGCTCGTATTGATATGGGTATAAGTAGCTTAACCCATAGCATCGAAGAAATGGGTACCACGGTGCAACGTTTGGCCGATCAGCTGCGCCGGATGGAAATTGAGCTGGAGACCCAAATTTTATCGCAGGTTGATGAAGAGTGGCTTAAAAATGAAGGTTTTGACCCATTAGAGATGGATCAATATTCTTCTTTAAACCAGCTATCAAAATCTCTGTCAGAGTCTGCATCCGATTTGACTGAGATTAACCGTACTTTATTGGAAAAAACCCGCAATAGTGAAAGCTTGTTGCTACAGCTATCACGGACGCAAACTGAGTTACAAAACGGCTTAATAAACTCGCGAATGGTACCATTTACCCGCTTGACGCCACGCCTTAAGCGTATTGTGCGGCAAACGGCTAACGAGCTCAATAAATCAGTTGAGCTTACAATCATTAATGCTGATGATGAGATGGATAGAACCATTTTAGAGCGCATTACTTCACCGCTTGAGCACATGCTACGAAACGCCGTGGATCATGGTATTGAAAGCACTGCAACACGTTGCAAAATAGGTAAAGATCGTATTGGACATATCATCCTAGAGGTACTGCGCGAAGGGAGTGAAATCGTCATCAATTTATCGGATGATGGCCGTGGTATCGATGTCGAAGCGGTACGCGATAAAGCGATTTCGCAAGGTTTGATTGAGGTGCAAGATACCAGTTTAACGGACCTTGATATCATACAGTATATTTTTAACGCTGGATTGTCCACGGCCAAGCAAGTGACCCAAATCTCGGGACGCGGTGTGGGGATGGACATCGTTATGAGTGAGATTCGTCAACTTGGTGGTGTGGTTTCAGTGATGTCCGAGCTGGGGCAGGGATCGCGTTTTACCATACGGATGCCGCTTACTGTCGCAGTATCTGATGCCTTGGTGGTTCGTGCTGCTGATCACTATTACGCTATTTCATTAGTACAAATTGAGCGGGTGGTACGTGTTAGCTCAGAAATACTTTATGCTTATTACCAAGCAGGCGAAGATACCTTGCATCTTGAAGGTATTGACTATCGTGTGCGTTATTTAAATGATATTTTATCGGGTAAAAAACTCAATGAGCTGATGGTCGACACCAATATCAGCTTACCTCTTATCCTTATAAAAAATCGCACTGGCCAAAATATTGCGCTACAAGTGGATCAAATTGCAGGCTCACGTATTGAAGTGGTGGTCAAACCTCTTGGACGACAGCTGTCACATCTTGCCGGTATTTCAGCGGCTACCATCATGGGTGACGGCTCAGTAATGCTTATCTTGGATCTTATCGCTCTGATGCGTAATGAACCAGCGCTACAGGAGGATCCAAAAGCCAGTAATACTGGGCATAGCTGTTCAAAAACTCAGCCTACCCTCTTAGTGGTAGATGATTCGGTCACTGTCCGTAAAGTAACTTCTCGCTTCTTAGAACGTCAAGGAATACAGGTAGCTATTGCCAAAGATGGTATCGATGCGCTTGAGATTTTGCAAGGGATGACTCCAGACTTAATATTACTAGATATTGAGATGCCGCGAATGGATGGCTTCGAAGTAGCCACTCAAGTACGACGCAATAAACGCTTACAGCATATTCCGATTATTATGATTACCTCACGTACGGGTGAAAAACACCGTGAACGTGCACTTGAAATTGGGGTAAACGATTATATGGGTAAACCATTCCAAGAGAATGAGTTACTCACTAAAATTTATCATTTATTAGGCAAACAAGTGAGTTTGACCGAACATAGATAA